A stretch of Methylogaea oryzae DNA encodes these proteins:
- a CDS encoding metallophosphoesterase: MKIQYFSDVHLEFGFMPLALADADVIVAAGDIGVQAQGLHWLRHADKPVIYVAGNHEFYKGEYHATLLSLRRQAEVGPVEFLERDCHIHKGVRFLGCTLWTALQEDEAGDLAALRGRVNDFKHIRCGSGALLLNDYVHWHRGALAWLREELDKPYHGKTVVVTHHAPLLDSWRGLPNSPKVPAYCNDLGGLLEKYDIAAWFHGHTHFANDYTAHGTRVLCNPRGYNGYKLVRGFDAAKVVEI, encoded by the coding sequence GTGAAAATCCAATATTTTTCCGACGTGCACCTGGAGTTCGGCTTCATGCCCCTGGCGCTGGCCGACGCCGATGTCATCGTCGCCGCCGGCGACATCGGCGTGCAGGCCCAGGGCCTGCACTGGCTGCGCCACGCCGATAAGCCGGTGATTTACGTGGCCGGCAATCACGAGTTTTACAAAGGCGAATACCACGCCACCTTGCTGTCCCTGCGGCGCCAGGCGGAGGTCGGGCCGGTGGAATTCCTGGAGCGGGATTGCCACATCCACAAAGGCGTGCGTTTTCTCGGCTGCACCCTATGGACCGCGTTGCAGGAGGACGAGGCCGGCGATTTGGCGGCCCTGCGCGGCCGGGTCAACGACTTCAAGCACATTCGCTGCGGCAGCGGCGCTTTGTTGCTGAACGACTACGTCCATTGGCATCGCGGCGCCCTGGCCTGGCTGCGGGAGGAACTGGACAAGCCCTATCACGGCAAAACGGTGGTGGTGACCCACCATGCGCCGCTGCTGGACAGCTGGAGAGGATTACCCAATTCGCCCAAGGTTCCCGCCTATTGCAACGACCTGGGCGGCTTGCTGGAAAAATACGACATCGCCGCCTGGTTCCACGGCCACACCCATTTCGCCAACGACTACACGGCCCACGGCACCCGCGTGTTGTGCAATCCGCGCGGCTACAATGGCTACAAACTAGTGCGGGGGTTCGACGCGGCCAAGGTGGTCGAAATCTGA
- a CDS encoding HsdM family class I SAM-dependent methyltransferase, with amino-acid sequence MLTGEIRSQIDAIWNAFWSGGISNPLEVMEQITYLLFLRRLDDLHTLEENKSTRLNKPMERRIFPEGRDAKGRDYNDLRWSRFKHFAPAEMFTVVGEHVFPFLRTMGGDGSTYAHHMKDARFTIPTPALLAKVVDMLDHIPMEDRDTKGDLYEYMLSKIAAAGQNGQFRTPRHIIRLMVELTAPTAKDVICDPASGTCGFLVAAGEYLREKHPEILRDAEAREHFHHGMFHGYDFDNTMLRIGSMNLALHGVDNPDIRYKDSLAQDHAGDEEKYSLILANPPFAGSLDYENTAKDLLDIVKTKKTELLFLALFLRLLKPGGRAAVIVPDGVLFGSSKAHKELRRLLVEEQKLDAVVSLPSGVFKPYAGVSTAILLFTKTNSGGTGHVWFYDMQADGWSLDDKRQPLLPEDKLGFATLHILSAEEHAKNNLPDVLVRWGLRDTSERQRARTEQSFCVPKADIAANGYDLSINRYKEVVHEAVEHLPPKEILAKLARLEDEIQAGMKALEGMLG; translated from the coding sequence ATGCTCACCGGCGAAATACGCAGCCAAATCGACGCCATCTGGAACGCCTTCTGGTCGGGCGGCATCTCCAACCCGCTGGAGGTGATGGAACAAATCACCTACCTGCTCTTCCTGCGCCGTCTGGACGATTTGCACACCCTGGAAGAAAACAAGTCCACGCGCCTGAACAAGCCCATGGAGCGCCGCATCTTCCCGGAAGGCCGCGACGCCAAGGGCCGTGACTACAACGACCTGCGCTGGTCGCGCTTCAAGCACTTCGCCCCGGCCGAAATGTTCACCGTGGTGGGCGAGCACGTCTTCCCCTTCCTGCGCACCATGGGCGGCGACGGCTCCACCTACGCCCACCACATGAAGGACGCCCGCTTCACCATCCCCACCCCGGCCCTGCTGGCCAAGGTGGTGGACATGCTCGACCACATCCCCATGGAAGACCGCGACACCAAGGGCGATTTGTACGAATACATGCTCAGCAAGATTGCCGCGGCCGGCCAAAACGGCCAGTTCCGTACGCCGCGCCACATCATCCGGCTGATGGTGGAGCTGACCGCGCCCACCGCCAAGGACGTCATCTGCGACCCGGCCAGCGGCACCTGCGGCTTCCTGGTGGCGGCCGGCGAATACCTGCGCGAGAAACACCCGGAAATCCTGCGCGACGCGGAAGCCCGCGAGCATTTCCACCACGGCATGTTCCACGGCTACGATTTCGACAACACCATGCTGCGCATCGGCAGCATGAATCTGGCCCTGCACGGCGTCGACAACCCGGACATCCGCTACAAGGACTCCCTGGCCCAGGACCACGCCGGGGACGAGGAAAAATACTCCCTCATCCTCGCCAACCCGCCCTTCGCCGGCTCCTTGGACTACGAGAACACCGCCAAGGACTTGTTGGACATCGTCAAAACCAAGAAAACCGAGCTGCTGTTCCTCGCTCTGTTCCTGCGCCTACTCAAGCCCGGCGGGCGGGCGGCGGTCATCGTGCCGGACGGCGTGCTGTTCGGCTCGTCCAAGGCCCACAAGGAACTGCGCCGCCTGCTGGTGGAGGAACAGAAGCTGGACGCCGTCGTCTCCCTGCCCTCCGGCGTGTTCAAGCCCTACGCCGGCGTCTCCACCGCCATCCTGCTGTTCACCAAGACCAACTCCGGCGGCACCGGCCACGTCTGGTTCTACGACATGCAGGCCGACGGCTGGAGCCTGGACGACAAGCGCCAGCCTTTGCTGCCGGAAGACAAGCTGGGCTTCGCAACCCTGCACATCCTCAGCGCCGAAGAACACGCCAAGAACAACCTGCCGGACGTGCTGGTGCGCTGGGGGCTGCGCGACACCTCGGAACGGCAACGCGCCCGCACCGAACAAAGCTTCTGCGTGCCGAAAGCAGACATCGCCGCCAATGGCTATGACCTGTCCATCAACCGCTACAAGGAAGTGGTGCACGAGGCAGTGGAACACCTGCCGCCCAAGGAGATACTGGCGAAGCTGGCCCGGCTGGAGGACGAGATTCAGGCGGGGATGAAGGCGCTGGAGGGGATGCTCGGATGA
- a CDS encoding phenylacetate--CoA ligase family protein produces MLRPFDATPENFLTTPCDEILRQRLAADPQSALVNLFRATVRDVPAYREFLAAHGVDPAGVDSYADFQRLPLTTKPNYMHAYPLAERCRQGRVESCERIAVSSGSTGTPTFWPRSLKDEYDVALRFEQVFRAFHAHERSTLAVVCFALGNWVGGMYTASCCWHLAQKGYPLMVATPGNNKQEIFRIVQALSPQFQQTVLLGYPPFVKDVIDAGLAAGVEWPRYGVKMVFAGEVFSEEWRTLVARRVGSPDLCYGSASLYGTADGGVLGNETPLSIAIRRYLAAHPEAARELFGEARLPTLVQYDPMSRYFEEHDGTLVVSGDNGVPLLRYHIADKGGIVSHARMMAFLAEQGADLADYGLDPAQPDSPLPFVYVFGRADFTVSYYGANIYPENVTVGLEQSDISAWASGKFVLETVEEAGGDKILRITVELLPGADADEAKAQRAADSIRRELLRLNSEFANYIPAERQTPHIVFRPFADPEYFPVGVKHRYTRKTP; encoded by the coding sequence ATGTTGCGCCCGTTCGACGCCACCCCTGAAAATTTCCTGACCACTCCCTGCGACGAAATCCTTCGCCAGCGCCTGGCCGCCGATCCGCAAAGCGCGCTGGTCAACCTGTTCCGCGCCACGGTGCGGGACGTGCCCGCTTACCGGGAGTTCCTGGCCGCCCACGGTGTGGATCCGGCCGGCGTGGACAGCTACGCCGACTTCCAGCGGCTGCCGCTGACTACCAAACCCAATTACATGCACGCCTATCCCCTGGCGGAGCGCTGCCGCCAGGGCCGGGTGGAGTCCTGCGAGCGCATCGCCGTGTCGTCCGGCTCCACCGGGACGCCCACCTTCTGGCCCCGCTCCCTCAAGGACGAATACGACGTGGCGCTGCGCTTCGAACAAGTGTTCCGCGCCTTCCACGCCCACGAGCGCAGCACCCTCGCCGTCGTCTGCTTCGCCCTGGGCAACTGGGTGGGCGGCATGTACACCGCCTCCTGCTGCTGGCATTTGGCGCAAAAAGGCTATCCGCTGATGGTCGCCACGCCCGGCAACAACAAGCAGGAAATCTTCCGCATCGTGCAGGCGCTGTCGCCCCAGTTCCAGCAGACGGTGCTGCTGGGCTATCCGCCCTTCGTCAAAGACGTGATCGACGCCGGTTTGGCGGCAGGCGTGGAATGGCCGCGCTACGGCGTCAAAATGGTGTTCGCCGGCGAAGTGTTCAGCGAAGAATGGCGCACCCTGGTGGCGAGGCGAGTAGGGTCGCCGGACCTGTGCTACGGCTCCGCCTCGCTGTATGGCACCGCCGACGGCGGCGTGCTGGGCAACGAAACGCCCCTGAGCATCGCCATCCGCCGCTACCTGGCGGCCCACCCGGAAGCCGCGCGCGAACTGTTCGGCGAAGCGCGCCTGCCCACCCTGGTGCAATACGATCCCATGAGCCGCTATTTCGAAGAGCACGACGGCACCCTGGTGGTGTCCGGCGACAACGGCGTGCCCCTGCTGCGCTACCACATCGCCGACAAGGGCGGCATCGTCAGCCATGCAAGGATGATGGCGTTCCTGGCGGAGCAGGGCGCCGACCTGGCCGACTACGGCCTCGATCCGGCCCAGCCAGACAGCCCGCTGCCTTTCGTCTACGTCTTCGGCCGGGCGGATTTCACCGTCTCCTATTACGGCGCCAACATCTACCCGGAAAACGTCACCGTCGGCCTGGAGCAGTCCGACATCAGCGCCTGGGCCAGCGGCAAATTCGTGCTGGAAACGGTGGAAGAGGCCGGCGGCGACAAAATCCTGCGCATCACCGTGGAACTGCTGCCCGGCGCGGATGCCGACGAGGCCAAGGCACAACGGGCGGCCGACTCGATACGGCGGGAGCTGCTGCGCCTCAACAGCGAGTTCGCCAACTACATCCCGGCGGAACGGCAAACGCCCCACATCGTCTTCCGTCCCTTCGCCGACCCGGAATACTTCCCGGTCGGCGTCAAACACCGCTATACCCGGAAAACGCCATGA
- the ispG gene encoding flavodoxin-dependent (E)-4-hydroxy-3-methylbut-2-enyl-diphosphate synthase, producing the protein MSSNNPQRRASVGVKVGPVQVGGGAPIVVQSMTNTDTADVEASVKQVLELYRTGSELVRLTVDRDESARAIPEIRERLAKLGFDVPLVGDFHFNGHTLLTKYPECAEALAKYRINPGNVGKGSKRDAQFAQMIEFACRYDKPVRIGVNWGSLDQAVLTRLMDQNRELAQPRELVEVQQDAVITSAIESAEQAVELGLPKDHIILSCKMSGVQELISVYERLATRCDYALHLGLTEAGMGSKGIVASTAALSVLLQQGIGDTIRISLTPEPGGARTQEVIVAQQILQTMGLRSFTPMVISCPGCGRTTSDYFQRLAQEIQGYLQNKMPEWRGKYKGVEDMHVAVMGCVVNGPGESKNANLGISLPGTGESPVAPVYEDGEKTVTLKGDNIAAEFQAIVERYVESHYAPH; encoded by the coding sequence ATGTCCAGCAACAATCCCCAGCGACGCGCCAGCGTCGGCGTCAAAGTCGGTCCTGTCCAAGTAGGCGGCGGCGCGCCGATCGTGGTGCAATCCATGACCAACACCGACACCGCCGACGTGGAGGCCAGCGTCAAGCAGGTACTGGAACTGTACCGCACCGGTTCCGAACTGGTGCGATTGACGGTGGACCGGGACGAATCCGCCCGCGCCATCCCGGAAATCCGCGAGCGGCTGGCCAAACTGGGCTTCGACGTGCCGCTGGTGGGCGATTTCCACTTCAACGGCCACACCCTGCTGACCAAATACCCCGAATGCGCCGAAGCCCTGGCCAAGTACCGCATCAATCCGGGCAACGTCGGCAAGGGCAGCAAGCGCGACGCGCAGTTCGCCCAGATGATCGAATTCGCCTGCCGCTACGACAAGCCGGTGCGCATCGGCGTCAACTGGGGCAGCCTGGACCAGGCGGTGCTGACCCGCTTGATGGACCAGAACCGCGAACTGGCCCAGCCGCGCGAGCTGGTGGAAGTGCAGCAGGACGCGGTCATCACTTCCGCCATCGAAAGCGCCGAGCAGGCCGTGGAACTGGGCCTGCCCAAGGACCACATCATCCTGTCCTGCAAAATGAGCGGCGTGCAGGAGCTGATTTCCGTCTACGAGCGCCTGGCGACCCGCTGCGATTACGCCCTGCATCTGGGCCTGACCGAAGCCGGCATGGGCTCCAAAGGCATCGTCGCCTCCACCGCTGCATTGAGCGTACTGCTTCAGCAGGGCATCGGCGACACCATCCGCATATCGCTGACCCCTGAGCCGGGCGGCGCCCGTACCCAGGAAGTGATCGTGGCCCAGCAGATCCTGCAGACCATGGGCCTGCGTTCCTTCACCCCCATGGTGATTTCCTGCCCCGGCTGCGGCCGCACCACCAGCGACTATTTCCAGCGGCTGGCTCAGGAAATCCAGGGCTATCTGCAGAACAAAATGCCCGAGTGGCGCGGCAAGTACAAAGGCGTGGAAGACATGCACGTGGCCGTCATGGGCTGCGTGGTGAACGGCCCCGGCGAAAGCAAAAACGCCAACCTGGGTATCAGCCTGCCCGGCACCGGCGAAAGCCCGGTGGCGCCGGTGTACGAGGACGGCGAGAAGACCGTGACGCTGAAAGGCGACAACATCGCCGCCGAGTTCCAGGCCATTGTCGAGCGCTACGTGGAAAGCCACTACGCGCCGCACTGA
- a CDS encoding restriction endonuclease subunit S: protein MTEYPTAKLGEFCKTGSGGTPSRNQMERYYEGGTIPWVKSGELREGLIATTDEYVTEIAIKESSVKLVPAGAILLAMYGATVGRLAILGVEATTNQAVCHIVPDPNIADTRYLYHAISAQVPTIVAMGVGGAQPNISQGLIKDLRISLPPLPEQRRIAAILDQADALRAKRREALADLESLTQSIFIEMFGDPVRNPKGWPLSKLGNVGSLNRGVSKHRPRNAPELLGGEYPLVQTGEVANCDGYIRSHNSSYSELGLRQSKIWPAGTLCITIAANIAKTGILTFDACFPDSVVGFRADSQEIAEYVRVWLSFLQQSLEAAAPESAQKNINLAILRGLDIPLPPMPLKRKFALQVHAVEKLKTSQREALAELDALFASLQHRAFRGEL, encoded by the coding sequence ATGACTGAATATCCGACGGCTAAGCTTGGCGAGTTTTGCAAGACAGGCAGTGGCGGAACCCCATCTCGTAACCAAATGGAACGTTACTACGAAGGTGGTACTATCCCATGGGTAAAATCTGGCGAGCTTCGTGAAGGGCTGATTGCTACGACAGACGAATACGTTACTGAAATTGCCATTAAAGAAAGCAGTGTTAAGCTCGTCCCTGCTGGCGCGATATTGCTTGCCATGTATGGAGCTACAGTTGGTCGGCTTGCAATTCTAGGTGTTGAGGCTACAACAAACCAAGCCGTATGCCACATCGTTCCAGACCCCAACATAGCGGATACACGCTATCTCTATCATGCGATTTCGGCCCAAGTGCCAACGATAGTTGCGATGGGTGTCGGCGGTGCTCAACCGAATATCAGTCAGGGCCTTATTAAAGACCTGAGGATTTCCCTTCCACCCCTCCCCGAACAACGCCGCATCGCCGCCATTCTGGACCAAGCCGACGCGCTCAGAGCCAAGCGCCGGGAAGCCTTGGCGGACCTGGAGAGCCTCACTCAGTCCATTTTCATTGAAATGTTTGGGGACCCGGTAAGGAACCCCAAGGGTTGGCCGTTGAGTAAATTAGGCAATGTCGGCTCACTCAATAGAGGGGTGTCGAAACACCGACCAAGGAATGCACCAGAACTCCTGGGTGGAGAATATCCGCTCGTCCAAACCGGAGAGGTTGCAAACTGTGACGGTTACATTCGGAGTCACAATAGCAGCTATTCCGAACTTGGGCTGCGTCAAAGCAAAATATGGCCCGCCGGAACCCTATGCATCACAATTGCGGCAAACATAGCCAAGACCGGAATTCTGACATTTGACGCTTGTTTTCCAGACAGCGTTGTTGGCTTTCGTGCGGATAGCCAAGAAATCGCTGAGTACGTTCGGGTTTGGCTTTCCTTCCTCCAGCAGTCGTTAGAAGCCGCAGCGCCAGAGTCAGCTCAAAAGAACATAAATTTGGCAATTCTCCGTGGTCTTGATATTCCATTACCTCCTATGCCGCTAAAAAGAAAATTCGCCCTGCAAGTACACGCGGTGGAAAAACTGAAGACATCTCAACGAGAAGCGCTGGCCGAACTCGACGCCCTCTTCGCCTCCCTGCAACACCGCGCCTTCCGAGGAGAGCTGTAG
- a CDS encoding YchJ family protein produces MIQTCPCGSGAVYAACCSPYHQGQVAPTAEALMRSRYAAYAMGLADYLAATWHASTRPAQLNVADDAGSWQKLEILHREAGGEGDTVGLVEFKAHWHSAGRSGCLHETSRFLKEDGRWYYLDGQIHPAPVAAKTGRNDPCPCGSGKKYKKCCGA; encoded by the coding sequence ATGATCCAAACCTGCCCCTGCGGCAGCGGCGCGGTCTATGCCGCCTGCTGCTCCCCCTACCACCAAGGCCAAGTCGCACCCACCGCCGAAGCGCTGATGCGATCCCGCTACGCCGCCTACGCCATGGGCTTGGCCGACTACCTGGCCGCCACCTGGCACGCCAGCACCCGTCCGGCCCAACTGAACGTCGCCGACGATGCCGGCAGCTGGCAAAAGCTGGAAATTCTCCACCGCGAAGCCGGCGGCGAAGGGGATACGGTCGGCCTGGTGGAATTCAAAGCCCACTGGCACAGCGCCGGCCGCAGCGGCTGCCTGCACGAAACCAGCCGCTTCCTGAAAGAAGACGGCCGCTGGTACTACCTGGACGGACAAATCCACCCCGCCCCCGTCGCCGCAAAAACCGGCCGCAACGATCCCTGCCCCTGCGGCAGTGGCAAGAAATACAAGAAGTGCTGCGGGGCGTGA